The following coding sequences are from one Culex quinquefasciatus strain JHB chromosome 1, VPISU_Cqui_1.0_pri_paternal, whole genome shotgun sequence window:
- the LOC6033723 gene encoding uncharacterized protein LOC6033723 isoform X1, with product MSSALNGKLANGKMNADDIYENLPCHERMRNGGGDEFAPSAPPAMDEEDGPSGGGGGASGVQAQQQPPQLQQQQQQVENNNKIQNNLALHSKDSLYATPLKKSERPKPAQGATPKGRPPLPTRVSSINVDDNLNNSAAAAQAASERDVKIINAELEDRRIRDFLKDTSQMHKKIELHKEYQGSNFSYLARKEHFANLVQQNVLNDSLNGGSAGHPEGIDQSLLGYKTLANEDEDKNLDLDVNESLDELEAKCNEKLEMLTNLHRHRSTERSQEDNEQLDLDGPLGEQKPPPALINGKTSSLMQNGRPQELSLGPSSAVHAYLNREWVLKKIAMCLEQRASKKPIPVPPLEGAECVASSSGFFPRATSTHQAPNRGLDLPSLGYLVLGSNGSGKTSICNDIIDGTSGTKGMLNRRLLACYFVNSQNPECHSLSMFIRSIILQILSHSSFVGGINPTTAHNTSTTSNDLTEAAVETAKQEHPPQDISSNEALPEADQTKDTDFDKELEDVILSEIKLNERVAEFCSKKKVCRQQSEPVESLSRDKEAPAYPYTTHPPLQKTGEQRDKAGGSPGKRGSKIPVAIGSKIRSPAKSLASSPQEEDGGKVEPEEEEILDGAGEGIADISDMKLDEDIAQEINEDVTEKIEEPVAATPPKEESPEQEEVAPPSETASIPPPLPKSKNCRQVIADGYYEMLLSNPDIFESITVDSIEKNPDDCFKKAILFPLLELSPPKSALLLLIDSIDENYIQDGNLISTLKGKQVTKSRNIAELLSNHIHLMPKWLFMVCTAKKQNKNITKLFTGYKKLTLDDLRKSHVVKDVQQYIINRLNTDFRGINLTKDIIESLNQLYIKSNGCLLYLHKVLTGIKENFFTFREIKLIPCTLNGLYLYICQKSFNKKQYNKIRPMLNVLLVCNNYVDKYFLYNCLRTHNYSLEMDEFEKRLDLMRNIIEYSPRNPGALKIFHNSFCDWLIDVKFSTKKFLCDLNEGHVMVSMYYTMVADQLCPNKLRLYLYHLIKTGEYLTNKHINLDLLLILLETKSNLSDCFYTNLLNCCALCEDECKNDVNLACKTRLMLERYLNAELNEEFNGFLNDFFKPNLPTDCKVLKLLIETGINNADTVLSCESSAINSPVLSDRSQNIDSELAELLISSEKSCQQELQKSINLDQLQPTPSALVDRYDVHEVDQCESVGVAGDGGSAIGDSKSDIQNDRVQYDMFDAEMHKGKALIHILANEGNHMLLERALNACKDPIDLEIEDLNGQTALNIAARNGHIEIVKLLLQDRQPLNDGTGRFRKIDVNHADRDGWTPLRSASWGGHTDVVKLLIESGSCAIDRADKEGRTALRAAAWSGNEDIVKILIEAGANVNSIDKQGRTSLIAASYMGHYDIVEILLESGADVNHTDLDGRNALCVAALCGSSGYSKVISTLLEYGANTDQTDNEGMSPLLVSSFEGNSEICELLLENGADPDMADHMGRTPLWAACTSGHANVVKLLLFWGCGIDCMDSEGRTVLSVAAAQGNLETVRQLLDRGLDETHRDNAGWTPLHYAAFEGYADICIQLLESGAKIDECDNEGKAALHLASQEGHNAVIEAILNVHRACIDQRAHDGKTAFRLACLEGHFECVQTLLKYGCDVNSKDADSRTTLYILALENKLKVVKFLLEYSNVDVNVPDSEGRSALHVASWQGHAEMVKLLITLGNADVNAMDLESRTPLHSCAWQGNHEVMQLLLYYGAIPDHACKQGATALGISAQEGHEKCVTYLLKYGANPYKSDHCGRTPIKLAAKSNRNNVLRILENYTKNDLDGGKMLHQGLNLKSPDELPPTSSIHNPSPSGPFPNPSLLMPSSSLNVSSASTAAIGGTQNSNFYENTMQSDNSSLQKRKSVISSQSTGSSNEQAPMSFTQQLQKHSRHHNSKSHHIVQQHHHQQQLQHQQHQQMGSSTGGSTGGSKYGGTKKHSQMLPNVEEMHSSNGAASSMRMNPNDADLFDLGCMSPLYATPPHSPSSDISSPGQNQPPSSLALLGKQFEEMNISLSNNSTIMHPPDNHFARDTHMRIILGNNQKEPQQSGKSSKRSGIATNPAMRLIRNRIDSAAQLIRRTNNMLSSSGGSSGQGSSSIGVKSGTFQWRKESQM from the exons ACAGCAAGGACAGTCTGTACGCGACGCCGTTGAAAAAGTCCGAACGACCAAAGCCAGCGCAGGGTGCGACCCCGAAGGGACGGCCACCGCTCCCCACGCGCGTGTCCTCCATCAACGTGGATGACAATCTGAACAATAGCGCCGCGGCCGCGCAGGCGGCATCCGAGCGAGACGTCAAGATCATCAACGCCGAGCTGGAGGATCGCCGAATACGGGACTTTCTCAAGGACACCAGCCAAATGCACAAGAAAATTGAACTGCACAAAGAGTACCAGGGCTCGAACTTTTCCTACCTGGCGCGGAAGGAGCACTTTGCGAATCTGGTGCAGCAGAACGTGCTGAACGATTCGTTGAACGGTGGCAGCGCCGGACATCCGGAAGGTATCGATCAGTCGTTGCTGGGGTACAAAACCCTTGCGAATGAAGACGAGGACAAGAACCTGGATCTGGACGTGAACGAGTCGCTCGACGAGCTGGAGGCCAAGTGTAACGAAAAGCTAGAGATGCTCACCAACCTGCACCGGCATCGGTCAACCGAACGAAGTCAGGAGGACAACGAACAGCTAGATCTGGACGGACCTCTCGGCGAGCAGAAACCTCCACCAGCTCTAATCAACGGAAAAACTTCCAGCCTAATGCAGAACGGCAGACCGCAGGAGCTGTCCCTCGGACCGTCCTCGGCGGTCCACGCCTACCTCAATCGAGAGTGGGTCCTCAAGAAGATCGCCATGTGTTTGGAGCAGCGTGCCTCGAAGAAACCCATCCCGGTGCCACCCCTGGAAGGTGCCGAATGTGTGGCGTCCAGTTCGGGATTCTTCCCGCGGGCAACCTCCACCCATCAAGCTCCGAACCGGGGCCTCGATCTGCCTTCGCTGGGCTACCTCGTGCTCGGCTCCAACGGTTCCGGCAAAACCTCGATCTGCAACGACATCATCGACGGCACCTCCGGCACGAAAGGAATGCTCAACCGCCGGTTGCTCGCCTGCTACTTTGTAAACTCCCAAAACCCAGAGTGCCACAGTCTCAGCATGTTCATCCGCAGCATCATCTTGCAAATCCTAAGCCACTCGAGCTTCGTGGGTGGCATCAACCCAACGACAGCCCACAACACGAGCACCACTTCGAACGATCTCACCGAAGCAGCGGTGGAAACCGCCAAGCAAGAACACCCTCCCCAGGACATTAGCAGCAACGAGGCCCTGCCCGAAGCGGACCAGACAAAAGACACCGACTTTGACAAGGAGCTCGAAGACGTGATCCTGTCGGAGATTAAGCTCAACGAGCGCGTTGCGGAGTTTTGCTCCAAGAAGAAGGTCTGCCGCCAGCAGTCCGAGCCGGTGGAAAGTTTGAGCCGCGACAAGGAGGCGCCGGCGTATCCGTATACGACACATCCGCCGCTGCAAAAGACCGGAGAGCAGCGGGACAAGGCCGGTGGGAGTCCCGGCAAGAGGGGTTCGAAAATTCCGGTCGCGATTGGGAGCAAGATTCGTTCGCCAGCGAAGAGTCTTGCGAGTTCGCCACAGGAAGAAGACGGTGGGAAGGTTGAGCCGGAAGAGGAGGAAATTTTGGACGGGGCAGGCGAAGGTATCGCGGACATTTCCGACATGAAGCTGGACGAAGATATTGCGCAGGAGATTAACGAGGACGTGACGGAGAAAATTGAGGAACCAGTGGCGGCGACGCCGCCAAAGGAGGAATCTCCCGAGCAGGAGGAGGTGGCACCGCCGTCGGAAACAGCATCGATTCCACCGCCGCTACCAAAGTCGAAGAATTGTCGGCAGGTCATTGCCGACGGGTACTACGAGATGCTGCTGAGCAATCCGGACATTTTCGAGTCCATCACGGTGGACAGCATTGAGAAGAATCCGGACGATTGCTTCAAGAAGGCGATTTTGTTCCCACTGTTGGAGCTGAGTCCGCCGAAGAGTGCGCTCCTGTTGCTGATTGACTCGATCGATGAGAACTACATCCAGGACGGGAATCTGATCTCGACGCTCAAGGGCAAGCAGGTGACCAAGAGTCGAAACATTGCCGAACTTCTGTCGAACCACATTCACCTGATGCCCAAGTGGTTGTTTATGGTTTGTACCGCGAAGAAGCAGAACAAAAACATTACAAAGCTGTTTACGggctacaaaaagctcacgcTCGACGACTTGCGTAAGAGCCATGTTGTTAAAGACGTGCAGCAGTACATTATAAACAGACTGAACACGGATTTTCGTGGCATCAATCTTACCAAAGATATAATCGAAAGCTTGAACCAGCTCTACATCAAGTCCAACGGATGTCTGCTCTACCTGCACAAGGTGCTGACCGGCATCAAGGAAAACTTTTTCACATTCCGCGAAATCAAGCTGATTCCGTGCACCCTCAACGGTTTGTACCTGTACATTTGTCAAAAGTCCTTCAACAAGAAGCAATACAACAAAATACGGCCCATGCTGAACGTCCTGCTCGTGTGTAACAACTACGTGGACAAATACTTTCTTTACAACTGCTTACGCACCCACAACTACTCGCTGGAGATGGACGAGTTCGAGAAGCGGCTCGATCTCATGCGCAACATCATCGAGTACAGTCCCCGGAATCCGGGCGCCCTGAAAATCTTCCACAACTCGTTCTGCGACTGGCTCATCGACGTAAAGTTCTCCACCAAAAAGTTTCTGTGTGATCTCAACGAAGGCCACGTCATGGTGTCCATGTACTACACCATGGTCGCGGACCAGCTCTGCCCAAACAAGCTACGCCTGTATCTGTACCACCTGATCAAAACCGGTGAATATCTCACCAACAAGCACATCAATCTCGATCTGCTCCTGATCCTGCTGGAAACCAAATCCAACCTAAGCGACTGCTTCTACACGAACCTCCTCAACTGTTGCGCACTCTGCGAGGACGAGTGCAAAAACGACGTAAATCTGGCCTGCAAAACCCGACTCATGCTCGAGCGCTACCTGAACGCCGAACTCAACGAAGAGTTCAACGGCTTCCTGAACGATTTCTTCAAACCAAACCTCCCGACCGACTGCAAAGTCCTTAAACTGCTCATCGAAACCGGCATCAACAACGCGGACACGGTCCTCTCGTGCGAATCGTCCGCCATCAACTCGCCCGTGCTATCCGACCGCTCGCAGAACATCGACTCCGAGCTCGCAGAGCTGCTAATCTCCAGCGAAAAAAGCTGCCAGCAGGAGCTTCAAAAGTCGATCAACCTGGACCAGCTGCAGCCAACACCTTCGGCGCTGGTCGATCGCTACGACGTCCACGAGGTGGATCAATGCGAAAGTGTGGGAGTTGCGGGCGATGGGGGCAGCGCGATCGGCGATTCCAAGTCGGACATCCAGAACGATCGCGTGCAGTACGATATGTTTGACGCGGAGATGCACAAGGGAAAGGCGTTGATTCACATCTTGGCGAACGAGGGCAATCACATGCTGCTGGAGAGGGCGCTGAACGCGTGCAAGGATCCGATCGATTTGGAGATTGAGGATTTGAACGGGCAGACGGCGCTGAACATTGCCGCGCGGAATGGACACATTGAGATTGtgaagctgctgctgcaggACCGGCAGCCGTTGAACGATGGGACGGGTCGGTTCAGGAAGATTGACGTGAATCACGCGGACCGGGATGGGTGGACTCCGCTGAGGTCTGCGTCTTGGGGAGGTCATACGGACGTGGTGAAACTGTTGATCGAAAGTGGGAGTTGTGCGATTGATCGAGCGGATAAGGAGGGCAGGACGGCGTTGCGGGCGGCGGCGTGGAGTGGCAACGAAGACATTGTGAAGATCTTGATCGAGGCTGGGGCGAACGTGAATTCGATTGATAAGCAGGGCAGAACCTCGTTGATTGCCGCTTCCTATATGGGGCATTACGATATTGTGGAGATTTTGCTGGAGAGCGGAGCGGATGTGAATCATACGGATTTGGACGGTAGGAATGCGCTTTGTGTGGCGGCGTTGTGTGGAAGTTCTGGATATAGTAAGGTCATTTCTACGCTGTTGGAGTACGGGGCGAACACGGACCAGACGGATAACGAGGGAATGTCACCGCTGTTGGTGAGTTCTTTTGAGGGTAACTCGGAGATTTGTGAGTTGCTGCTGGAGAACGGTGCCGATCCGGACATGGCTGATCACATGGGAAGGACTCCGCTGTGGGCGGCGTGCACTTCGGGACATGCCAACGTGGTGAAGCTGTTGCTGTTCTGGGGCTGTGGCATCGACTGCATGGATTCGGAAGGTCGAACCGTGTTGAGTGTGGCCGCAGCGCAGGGTAACCTGGAAACGGTGCGTCAGCTGTTGGATCGTGGCTTGGATGAGACTCATCGTGACAACGCTGGCTGGACGCCACTTCATTACGCGGCTTTCGAGGGCTACGCGGACATTTGCATTCAGCTTTTGGAGTCCGGAGCGAAGATTGACGAGTGTGACAATGAGGGCAAGGCCGCGCTTCATCTGGCCTCTCAGGAAGGTCATAACGCGGTTATTGAAGCGATCCTGAACGTACACCGAGCGTGTATCGATCAGCGGGCTCACGACGGCAAGACTGCGTTCCGGTTGGCCTGCCTTGAGGGTCACTTCGAGTGCGTCCAGACGCTGCTCAAGTACGGCTGCGATGTCAACTCGAAGGACGCCGATTCGCGCACCACGCTGTACATTTTAGCACTGGAGAATAAACTCAAGGTTGTTAAGTTCCTGCTGGAATACTCAAACGTGGATGTGAACGTTCCGGACAGTGAGGGACGGTCTGCTTTGCACGTGGCCTCCTGGCAGGGTCACGCCGAAATGGTAAAGCTGTTGATTACGTTGG GTAACGCCGACGTAAACGCTATGGACCTGGAGTCGCGCACACCCCTGCACTCCTGTGCCTGGCAGGGCAACCACGAAGTAATGCAGCTGCTGCTGTACTACGGAGCGATTCCGGATCACGCGTGCAAACAGGGAGCGACCGCGCTGGGAATTTCCGCCCAGGAAGGTCATGAAAAGTGCGTCACGTATCTGCTCAAGTACGGTGCCAATCCGTACAAGTCGGACCACTGCGGTCGCACCCCAATCAAGCTGGCCGCCAAATCCAACCGTAACAACGTGCTCCGGATACTGGAGAACTATACCAAAA ACGATCTCGACGGTGGTAAGATGCTGCACCAGGGGTTGAACCTCAAATCGCCGGACGAGTTGCCGCCGACGTCCTCGATCCACAACCCGTCCCCGTCCGGGCCCTTCCCCAACCCAAGCCTCCTGATGCCGAGCAGCTCGCTGAACGTGTCGTCGGCGTCCACGGCGGCCATTGGCGGCACCCAGAACAGCAACTTTTACGAAAACACGATGCAGTCCGACAACAGCAGTTTGCAGAAGCGAAAAAGTGTCATCTCTAGTCAGTCCACCGGTAGCAGTAATGAG caaGCGCCAATGTCTTTTACGCAGCAGCTGCAGAAGCACTCCCGGCATCACAACTCCAAGTCGCATCACATCGTgcagcagcaccaccaccagcagcagctgcaGCACCAACAACACCAGCAGATGGGAAGCAGCACCGGTGGCAGTACCGGCGGTAGCAAGTACGGCGGCACCAAAAAGCACTCTCAAATGCTGCCCAATGTTGAAGAAATGCACTCCTCGAATGGTG CGGCGTCCAGCATGCGGATGAACCCCAACGATGCGGACCTGTTCGATCTGGGGTGTATGTCGCCACTGTACGCGACGCCGCCCCACTCGCCCAGCAGTGACATTAGCTCGCCGGGCCAGAACCAGCCGCCGTCGTCGCTGGCACTGCTCGGCAAGCAGTTTGAGGAGATGAACATTAGCCTGTCGAACAACAGTACGATTATGCACCCGCCGGATAATCACTTTGCGCGGGACACGCACATGCGGATCATCCTGGGGAATAACCAGAAGGAGCCGCAGCAGAGCGG CAAATCCTCCAAACGCAGCGGCATCGCCACCAACCCGGCCATGCGGTTGATCCGCAACCGAATTGACTCCGCGGCACAGCTGATTCGGCGCACCAACAACATGCTGAGCAGCAGCGGTGGCAGCTCCGGGCAGGGCTCGTCCAGCATCGGCGTCAAATCCGGCACGTTCCAGTGGCGGAAGGAGAGCCAGATGTAG